Proteins found in one Hemibagrus wyckioides isolate EC202008001 linkage group LG23, SWU_Hwy_1.0, whole genome shotgun sequence genomic segment:
- the LOC131344212 gene encoding zinc-binding protein A33-like, giving the protein MASKRSFSEDDFTCPVCCDVFKEPVLLSCGHSACSSCVHRYWETKGCQECPLCRKRSTANPPINLALKNLCQAFMKVRGDPETLCDMHREKLKLYCVNDGHAACLLCRDSGKHKQHCFIPVDEAASDLKGILMSSVNTLKMKMKSLQDAQFHCHRNVAHIKQQAEYIRNQIKEEFKKLRQFLQKENKAMMNQLKKEEQQKTNSLESKIEQMNQEIMTLSDTIKDISNELESEDIKFLKNFDKSLEKTEYKDFDPTVASGEVIDVAMYVGNLQFNLWNKMQNIIKYTPVILDPNTAHSQLILSPDLTSVRDGDDDCEDKADKPRAPVLDTPERFRSLCVLGSEGFSSGLHCWDVDVGNSTFWMLGVTTESVQRKKPSVFPSGAWGIGYDGQKLSARSPWGVYTPLPLDAKPQKIRIRLDMDLEEVWFIDPGSNAVIHMFSHHFTEKVFPFFHSMCSLSPLKILPLQPFVVLGDIP; this is encoded by the exons ATGGCGTCCAAACGCTCCTTCTCTGAGGACGACTTCACGTGCCCCGTGTGCTGTGATGTCTTTAAGGAGCCCGTGCTCCTGTCCTGCGGTCACAGCGCGTGCAGCAGCTGCGTCCATCGGTACTGGGAAACAAAAGGCTGCCAAGAGTGTCCGCTTTGCAGGAAACGATCGACGGCAAACCCTCCGATTAACTTGGCTCTGAAAAACCTGTGTCAGGCCTTTATGAAGGTCCGAGGAGATCCAGAGACACTCTGCGACATGCACAGGGAGAAGCTGAAACTCTACTGTGTGAATGACGGACATGCCGCGTGCTTGCTCTGTCGAGATTCCGGCAAACATAAACAACACTGCTTCATCCCCGTCGATGAAGCGGCTTCTGAtctaaag GGTATTCTTATGAGTTCAGTGAATaccttgaaaatgaaaatgaagagcCTCCAAGATGCCCAGTTTCACTGTCACCGAAACGTAGCTCACATAAAG CAACAAGCAGAGTACATAAGGAATCAGATAAAGGAGGAGTTTAAGAAACTTCGTCAGTTTCTGCAAAAGGAGAATAAAGCCATGATGAATCAGCTGAAGAAGGAGGAGCAGCAGAAGACAAATAGCCTGGAAAGCAAAATAGAACAAATGAATCAAGAGATCATGACGCTCTCAGACACTATTAAAGACATAAGTAATGAACTTGAATCGGAAGACATCAAATTCCTCAAG aacTTTGATAAGTCTTTGGAAAA aacTGAGTACAAAGATTTCGATCCAACTGTGGCCTCTGGTGAAGTTATTGATGTTGCAATGTACGTGGGAAATCTTCAGTTCAACCTTTGGAACAAAATGCAGAACATCATTAAATACA CTCCTGTTATTTTGGATCCAAACACGGCTCACTCGCAACTCATCCTGTCTCCAGATCTGACCAGTGTGAGAGACGGTGATGATGACTGCGAAGACAAGGCTGACAAACCCAGAGCACCAGTTTTGGACACTCCTGAGAGGTTTAGGAGTTTGTGTGTGCTGGGTTCTGAGGGCTTCTCTTCAGGGCTGCACTGTTGGGATGTTGATGTGGGAAACAGCACCTTCTGGATGCTCGGAGTGACTACTGAGTCTGTGCAGAGAAAAAAACCCAGTGTTTTTCCCAGTGGAGCTTGGGGTATTGGGTATGACGGTCAAAAGCTGTCTGCTCGGTCCCCTTGGGGTGTGTATACTCCTCTCCCTTTGGATGCCAAACCCCAGAAGATCAGAATCCGTCTGGACATGGATTTAGAGGAAGTCTGGTTCATAGATCCTGGCAGTAATGCAGTTATCCACATGTTCTCGCACCACTTCACTGAGAAGGTCTTTCCATTCTTCCACAGCATGTGCAGTCTATCTCCTCTGAAAATCCTGCCTCTTCAGCCTTTTGTGGTGCTGGGAGACATCCCTTAA